A portion of the Streptomyces platensis genome contains these proteins:
- a CDS encoding transglycosylase SLT domain-containing protein, with protein sequence MPNFTLPRTARLTRTHKVSAALVATAGCAAALAFTAAPGNAATTTAADAPAAVKPVSANGMPLTAKDRADDGKQARAVASSVAAGLKVAPAEKQSHAAEQAANRSIERKALVAPKAAPKAAPKAPKAPKATPKRYANNLDGWIRESLDIMKAKGIPGSYEGLHRNIIRESAGDPNAVNDWDINAINGVPSKGLLQVIQPTFDAYHVSGTPHKLTDPIANITAAANYAADRYGSIDNVNSAY encoded by the coding sequence ATGCCCAACTTCACCCTGCCCCGCACTGCCCGCCTCACCCGTACGCACAAGGTCTCCGCCGCGCTCGTGGCGACCGCGGGCTGCGCCGCCGCCCTGGCGTTCACCGCGGCACCCGGCAACGCCGCGACCACCACGGCCGCCGACGCGCCGGCCGCGGTCAAGCCGGTCAGCGCCAACGGCATGCCGCTCACCGCGAAGGACCGGGCCGACGACGGCAAGCAGGCCCGTGCGGTCGCCTCCTCCGTCGCCGCCGGCCTCAAGGTGGCCCCGGCCGAGAAGCAGAGCCACGCCGCCGAGCAGGCCGCCAACCGCTCCATCGAGCGCAAGGCCCTGGTCGCGCCGAAGGCCGCCCCGAAGGCCGCCCCCAAGGCCCCGAAGGCCCCGAAGGCCACCCCGAAGCGCTACGCGAACAACCTTGACGGCTGGATCCGCGAGTCGCTCGACATCATGAAGGCCAAGGGCATACCGGGCTCCTACGAGGGCCTGCACCGCAACATCATCCGGGAGTCCGCGGGTGACCCCAACGCGGTCAACGACTGGGACATCAACGCCATCAACGGCGTGCCCTCCAAGGGCCTGCTCCAGGTGATCCAGCCGACCTTCGACGCCTACCACGTCTCCGGCACCCCGCATAAGCTCACCGACCCGATCGCCAACATCACCGCAGCGGCCAACTACGCCGCGGACCGCTACGGCTCGATCGACAACGTCAACTCGGCCTACTGA
- a CDS encoding alpha/beta fold hydrolase, with translation MSEEMIRSLSVRGVSYSYRRLRQPERITEPVLVLGGALQGMYGWPQMEDHVGPVADVVTADLPGMGSADPLPPGPSIDVVCAAVERIIDDLEVPRINLFGFSYGAGLAYGCARRFPGRIARLALGGVPAHISDAQVELWRRASEHLARGDNEAFATLVAQGLMCLDDRRHVTRRKLAYRYVRRSMLHAARSSQHAVESLRRGISDRPDFSGGLTDVPTLVFSGEHDTVTSPARQRDFAATISDSRFLTIPDADHWVVLERPQEVADLAARFFTDGPLSSAPCLAPVVREEPSPADPACV, from the coding sequence ATGTCCGAGGAAATGATCCGTTCTCTGTCGGTGCGCGGGGTGTCCTACTCCTACCGTCGGCTGCGCCAGCCGGAGCGGATCACCGAGCCCGTTCTGGTGCTGGGCGGCGCCCTCCAGGGGATGTACGGCTGGCCTCAGATGGAGGATCACGTGGGGCCGGTGGCGGACGTGGTCACCGCCGATCTGCCGGGCATGGGCAGCGCGGACCCGCTGCCCCCGGGGCCGAGCATCGATGTCGTGTGCGCGGCGGTCGAGCGGATCATCGACGATCTGGAGGTCCCGCGAATCAACCTCTTCGGGTTCTCGTACGGGGCGGGTCTGGCCTACGGGTGCGCCCGGCGGTTCCCCGGGCGGATCGCGCGGCTCGCTCTCGGCGGGGTGCCGGCGCATATCAGCGACGCCCAGGTCGAGCTGTGGCGGCGGGCCTCCGAGCATCTCGCGCGGGGCGACAACGAAGCCTTCGCCACCCTCGTCGCGCAGGGCCTGATGTGCCTCGACGACCGCCGGCACGTGACCCGCCGGAAGCTGGCCTACCGCTATGTCCGGCGCTCGATGCTGCACGCGGCCCGGAGCTCCCAGCACGCGGTCGAGTCGCTGCGCCGCGGAATCTCGGACCGCCCGGACTTCTCCGGCGGGCTGACCGACGTCCCCACCCTCGTCTTCAGCGGCGAGCACGACACGGTGACCTCCCCGGCTCGCCAGCGGGACTTCGCGGCCACCATCTCGGACAGCCGCTTTCTGACGATCCCCGATGCCGATCACTGGGTGGTGCTCGAACGCCCGCAAGAGGTCGCGGACTTGGCGGCCCGGTTCTTCACCGACGGCCCGCTGAGCTCGGCGCCCTGTCTGGCGCCGGTGGTGCGCGAGGAGCCGTCGCCGGCCGATCCGGCCTGTGTGTGA
- a CDS encoding beta-ketoacyl-[acyl-carrier-protein] synthase family protein — translation MTARQEPFSAAVTGLGLVTAAGVGAKATWHTVTQETVPGGVSHQEELADLPCDFMYTIADLDTTELLGVATQRLMDRFSQLAVIAAREAVADAGLDPESWDSGRVAVVIGSAHGGLPFYDQQHVAMAGRGARRVSPKLAPLTVVNSAASSVCMDLGAQGPSMGVATACSSGTVAVGTAHQLLRAGVCDIAIAGGAESVLSRLLIASACQMKAVSTRRDDPATACRPFDVGRDGFVVGEGAGLLVLERPEHASARRAPVRAHVRGYGASSDAYAAVAPDPEGNGIERALRSALADAQVQGRDVGHVNAHGTSTIVNDRVEATVLRRVLGDHALVTSTKGMTGHALGAAGGIETALTVLALEQQLVPPTANLDVPDPRIPIDIVRTEARQAAFDCAVKTSLGFGGHNAALVLTR, via the coding sequence ATGACGGCCCGCCAGGAGCCGTTCTCCGCGGCCGTGACAGGACTGGGACTGGTGACCGCGGCGGGCGTGGGGGCGAAGGCCACCTGGCACACCGTCACCCAGGAAACCGTGCCCGGCGGCGTGAGCCACCAGGAAGAACTCGCCGATCTGCCCTGCGACTTCATGTACACCATCGCGGATCTGGACACGACCGAGCTGCTCGGTGTGGCCACCCAGCGGCTGATGGACCGCTTCTCGCAGCTCGCGGTGATCGCCGCCCGGGAGGCCGTCGCCGATGCCGGGCTGGACCCGGAGTCCTGGGACAGCGGCCGGGTCGCGGTGGTCATCGGCTCCGCGCACGGCGGGCTGCCGTTCTACGACCAGCAGCATGTCGCGATGGCCGGGCGCGGCGCCCGCCGGGTCTCCCCCAAGCTCGCCCCGCTGACCGTCGTCAACAGTGCCGCGAGCAGCGTCTGCATGGACCTCGGCGCGCAGGGCCCCAGCATGGGCGTGGCGACGGCCTGCTCGTCCGGCACGGTCGCCGTGGGCACCGCACACCAGCTGCTGCGCGCCGGGGTCTGCGATATCGCCATCGCGGGCGGCGCCGAGTCGGTGCTGTCCCGGCTGCTGATCGCCAGCGCCTGCCAGATGAAGGCGGTCTCCACCCGCCGGGACGACCCGGCCACGGCCTGCCGCCCCTTCGACGTGGGCCGGGACGGCTTCGTGGTCGGCGAGGGCGCCGGGCTCCTCGTACTCGAACGGCCCGAGCATGCGAGCGCCCGCCGGGCCCCTGTCCGTGCCCATGTCCGCGGCTACGGCGCGTCGAGTGATGCCTATGCGGCGGTGGCCCCGGACCCCGAGGGCAACGGCATCGAGCGGGCGCTGCGCAGCGCGCTGGCGGACGCGCAGGTGCAGGGCCGGGACGTCGGCCATGTCAACGCGCACGGCACCTCGACGATCGTCAATGACCGCGTCGAGGCCACCGTGCTGCGGCGGGTCCTCGGCGATCACGCGCTGGTCACCTCGACCAAGGGGATGACCGGGCACGCACTGGGCGCCGCCGGCGGGATCGAGACCGCGCTCACCGTGCTCGCCCTGGAACAGCAGCTGGTGCCGCCGACCGCCAACCTCGATGTGCCGGATCCGCGGATCCCGATCGACATCGTCCGCACGGAGGCCCGGCAGGCGGCGTTCGACTGCGCGGTCAAGACGTCGCTCGGCTTCGGCGGGCACAATGCCGCGCTCGTACTGACCCGCTAG
- a CDS encoding acyl carrier protein, whose product MNAAEVVNTLLVQRFGVSPADITDETPLRSLRLDSLALEELRVLIEERLDIDLDEVSLTPRNTVGQLVTAVDGNVPA is encoded by the coding sequence GTGAACGCGGCAGAAGTTGTCAACACCTTGCTGGTCCAACGATTCGGGGTTTCCCCCGCCGACATCACCGACGAGACTCCGCTGCGCAGCCTGCGACTGGACTCCCTGGCCCTGGAGGAGCTCCGCGTCCTCATCGAGGAGCGGCTGGACATCGACCTCGACGAGGTGTCGCTGACCCCGCGGAACACCGTGGGCCAGCTGGTGACGGCCGTCGACGGCAACGTTCCGGCATGA
- a CDS encoding MarR family winged helix-turn-helix transcriptional regulator, giving the protein MTPATRPPVPDAELLRLDHQVCFSLHAASRAFGGVYRDALKGLGLTYPQYLVMLVLWEHGSQPVKTIGEQLRLDSGTLSPLLKRLEAAGLVRRERSTEDERSVTIHLTPAGDELREQALPVPRRMLAATGLTIEELRTLQSLLGRVTSALDEA; this is encoded by the coding sequence ATGACCCCTGCGACCAGGCCCCCGGTACCCGACGCCGAACTGCTCCGCCTCGACCACCAGGTCTGCTTCTCCCTGCACGCCGCCTCGCGCGCCTTCGGCGGCGTCTACCGGGACGCCCTCAAGGGCCTGGGCCTGACCTACCCCCAGTACCTGGTCATGCTGGTCCTGTGGGAACACGGCTCCCAGCCGGTCAAAACCATCGGCGAACAGCTCCGGCTGGACTCCGGAACCCTCTCCCCGCTGCTCAAACGCCTGGAGGCGGCCGGACTGGTCCGCCGCGAACGGAGCACCGAGGACGAGCGCTCGGTCACCATCCACCTCACCCCGGCCGGCGACGAGCTGCGCGAACAGGCCCTGCCGGTCCCCCGCAGGATGCTGGCCGCGACCGGCCTCACGATCGAGGAACTGCGCACGCTCCAGAGCCTGTTGGGCCGGGTGACAAGCGCCCTCGACGAGGCCTGA
- a CDS encoding organic hydroperoxide resistance protein gives MDALYTAVATANGREGRAVSSDGRIDLALAMPPELGGNGAGTNPEQLFAAGYAACFASAMSNVGRQMKIDTKDVSVTAEVSIGKDDTGFGLGVVMRVELPESLAGETGRQLVEATHQFCPYSKATRGNIEVELVIE, from the coding sequence ATGGACGCGCTGTACACCGCTGTCGCCACCGCCAATGGCCGTGAGGGCCGGGCCGTCAGCTCCGACGGCCGGATCGACCTGGCCCTGGCCATGCCTCCCGAGCTCGGTGGCAACGGCGCCGGCACCAACCCGGAGCAGCTCTTCGCCGCCGGATACGCGGCCTGCTTCGCCAGCGCGATGAGCAATGTCGGCCGGCAGATGAAGATCGACACCAAGGACGTCTCGGTCACCGCCGAGGTCTCCATCGGCAAGGACGACACCGGCTTCGGTCTGGGCGTCGTCATGCGGGTGGAGCTGCCGGAGAGCCTCGCGGGCGAGACCGGCCGGCAGCTGGTCGAGGCGACGCACCAGTTCTGCCCGTACTCCAAGGCCACCCGCGGCAACATCGAGGTCGAGCTGGTCATCGAGTAG
- a CDS encoding GH1 family beta-glucosidase, with translation MTPVERTSVSDPIDFAALPDDFTWGVATSAYQIEGAVAEDGRGPSIWDTYAHTPGMIDNGDTGDRACDHYHRWRADIGLMRQLGVGGYRFSIAWPRIRPEGDGPVNAAGLAFYDRLVDGLLEAGIAPFVTLYHWDLPQALQDRGGWPVRETAEHFAAYAAVVAGKLGDRVSHWATLNEPLCSAWIGHLEGRMAPGHTDLTAAVRASYHLLLGHGLAVQAIRSAAPDARVGLVNNLSTVEPASGSEADAAAARRMDGHTNRWWLDPVHGRGFPDDMREVYGVPLPERAGDPETLAQPLDWLGLNYYSPAVVAADPDGPPPFARPVRRPQVPRTGMDWEIDADGIETLLLRLTHEYGARTLHVTENGSAYPDVIRPDGTVADPERTDYLHRHVAACARAARKGAPLAGYFAWSLMDNFEWAYGYDKRFGLFHVDRATQVRTLKDSGRHYAGLIRGHARRGTPGTS, from the coding sequence ATGACCCCTGTCGAAAGGACCTCCGTGAGCGACCCGATCGACTTCGCCGCCCTGCCGGACGACTTCACCTGGGGCGTGGCCACGTCGGCGTACCAAATCGAGGGAGCGGTCGCCGAGGACGGCCGCGGCCCGTCCATCTGGGACACCTATGCCCACACCCCGGGCATGATCGACAACGGCGACACCGGCGACCGGGCCTGCGACCACTACCACCGCTGGCGCGCGGACATCGGCCTGATGCGTCAACTGGGCGTCGGCGGCTACCGGTTCTCGATCGCCTGGCCGCGCATCCGGCCGGAAGGGGACGGCCCCGTCAACGCCGCGGGCCTGGCCTTCTACGACCGGCTGGTCGACGGGCTCCTCGAAGCGGGCATCGCCCCCTTCGTCACCCTCTACCACTGGGATCTGCCGCAGGCCCTCCAGGACCGCGGCGGCTGGCCCGTGCGGGAGACCGCCGAGCACTTCGCGGCCTATGCCGCCGTGGTCGCCGGGAAGCTCGGCGACCGCGTCTCCCACTGGGCCACGCTCAACGAGCCGCTGTGCTCGGCCTGGATCGGCCATCTCGAAGGCCGGATGGCGCCCGGCCACACGGATCTCACCGCCGCGGTCCGCGCCTCGTACCACCTGCTGCTCGGGCACGGTCTGGCCGTCCAGGCGATCCGGTCCGCGGCGCCGGACGCCCGGGTCGGCCTCGTCAACAACCTCAGCACGGTCGAGCCCGCCAGCGGGTCCGAGGCGGATGCCGCGGCGGCCCGGCGGATGGACGGGCACACCAACCGCTGGTGGCTCGATCCGGTGCACGGCCGCGGCTTCCCCGACGACATGCGCGAGGTGTACGGCGTGCCGCTGCCGGAACGCGCCGGTGACCCGGAGACCCTCGCCCAGCCGCTGGACTGGCTGGGGCTGAACTACTACTCCCCGGCCGTGGTCGCCGCCGATCCGGACGGCCCGCCCCCGTTCGCCCGCCCGGTGCGCCGGCCGCAGGTCCCCCGTACGGGCATGGACTGGGAAATCGACGCGGACGGCATCGAGACCCTGCTGCTGCGGCTGACGCACGAATACGGGGCACGCACGCTCCATGTCACCGAGAACGGCTCCGCCTACCCGGACGTAATCCGCCCCGACGGCACCGTCGCCGACCCCGAGCGCACCGACTATCTGCACCGGCATGTGGCGGCCTGCGCCCGCGCGGCCCGTAAGGGTGCCCCGCTCGCCGGATATTTCGCCTGGTCACTGATGGACAACTTCGAATGGGCCTACGGCTACGACAAGCGCTTCGGCCTGTTCCATGTCGACCGGGCGACCCAGGTCCGCACCCTCAAGGACAGCGGCCGGCACTACGCCGGGCTGATCCGCGGCCATGCGCGCCGCGGCACCCCGGGCACCTCCTGA
- a CDS encoding carbohydrate ABC transporter permease — protein sequence MSSPVARASRPGRRRRSPTAPPRTFRWTRRIFLTALTGFVLLPVYVMLSSSLKPLEDVSGAFRWLPSELTVRPYLDIWHTVPLARYFLNSLIVAGSATVCSVLVAVFAAYAVSRYHFRGKRIFTVTVLSTQMFPGILFLLPLFLLYVNIGNTTGVALYGSRGGLVLTYLTFSLPFSIWMLTGYFASVPRELDEAAYVDGCGPLGALFRVVVPAALPGIIAVAVYAFMTAWGEVLFASVMTNDTTRTLSVGLQGYATQNDVYWNQVMAASLVVSVPVVAGFLLLQRNLVAGLTAGAVK from the coding sequence ATGTCTAGCCCCGTTGCCCGCGCGTCCCGCCCCGGCCGCCGCAGGCGCTCCCCCACCGCTCCGCCCCGCACCTTCCGCTGGACCCGACGGATCTTCCTCACCGCACTGACCGGCTTCGTCCTGCTTCCCGTGTATGTGATGCTCAGCAGCTCGCTCAAGCCCCTGGAGGACGTCTCGGGCGCCTTCCGCTGGCTGCCGAGCGAGCTGACCGTCCGTCCCTACCTCGACATCTGGCACACGGTGCCGCTGGCCCGGTACTTCCTCAACTCGCTGATCGTGGCCGGCTCGGCCACCGTCTGCTCGGTGCTCGTCGCGGTCTTCGCCGCCTACGCGGTGAGCCGCTACCACTTCCGCGGGAAGCGGATCTTCACCGTCACGGTGCTGTCCACGCAGATGTTCCCGGGCATCCTCTTCCTGCTGCCGCTCTTCCTGCTCTACGTCAACATCGGGAACACCACCGGTGTCGCCCTCTACGGCTCCCGCGGCGGGCTGGTACTGACCTATCTGACGTTCTCGCTGCCGTTCTCCATCTGGATGCTGACCGGCTACTTCGCCTCGGTGCCCCGCGAGCTGGACGAGGCCGCGTACGTGGACGGCTGCGGTCCGCTCGGTGCGCTCTTCCGCGTCGTGGTGCCGGCCGCGCTGCCGGGGATCATCGCGGTCGCCGTGTACGCCTTCATGACCGCGTGGGGCGAGGTGCTCTTCGCCTCCGTCATGACCAACGACACCACCCGCACCCTCTCGGTCGGCCTCCAGGGCTACGCCACCCAGAACGACGTGTACTGGAACCAGGTGATGGCCGCTTCCCTGGTCGTCAGCGTCCCGGTGGTCGCCGGATTCCTGCTGCTCCAGCGCAATCTGGTGGCCGGGCTCACCGCCGGAGCCGTCAAATGA
- a CDS encoding carbohydrate ABC transporter permease yields MRGRTRLRRVGLPYLLLLPALLLELLVHLVPMVIGIVMSFKELTQLQIAHWGAAPWKALGNYRVTVDFDAPAGATLLHSFAVTCAFSVLTVGLCWVLGTAAAIFLQENFRGRGLLRALFLTPYALPVYAAVITWAFLFQRDNGLVNHVLHDQLGLTGDRPFWLLGDNSFVALLVVSVWKTWPFAFLVVMAALQSIPKDLYEAAALDGAGIVRQIRRITLPSLRPINQVLLLVLFLWSFNDFNTPYVLFGKAAPEAADLLSIHIYQSSFVTWNFGTGSAMSVLLLLFLLVVTAGYLLATSRGRKSADV; encoded by the coding sequence ATGAGGGGCCGCACCCGGCTGCGCCGCGTCGGCCTGCCGTATCTCCTGCTGCTTCCCGCGCTGCTCCTGGAGCTGCTGGTCCACCTCGTCCCGATGGTCATCGGCATCGTGATGAGCTTCAAGGAACTGACCCAGCTCCAGATCGCCCACTGGGGCGCGGCCCCCTGGAAGGCGCTGGGCAACTACCGCGTCACCGTGGACTTCGACGCCCCGGCCGGCGCCACACTGCTGCACTCGTTCGCCGTCACCTGCGCGTTCAGCGTGCTGACGGTGGGCCTGTGCTGGGTCCTCGGCACCGCGGCCGCGATCTTCCTTCAGGAGAACTTCCGGGGCCGCGGCCTGCTGCGGGCCCTCTTCCTCACGCCGTACGCCCTGCCGGTCTACGCCGCGGTCATCACCTGGGCCTTCCTCTTCCAGCGGGACAACGGCCTGGTCAATCACGTACTGCACGATCAACTGGGGCTGACCGGCGACCGGCCCTTCTGGCTGCTCGGCGACAACAGCTTCGTCGCGCTGCTCGTGGTCTCCGTATGGAAGACCTGGCCGTTCGCGTTCCTGGTGGTGATGGCCGCGCTCCAGAGCATTCCGAAGGACCTCTACGAGGCGGCGGCGCTCGACGGCGCGGGCATCGTCCGGCAGATCCGGCGGATCACCCTGCCGTCCTTACGACCCATCAACCAGGTGCTGCTGCTGGTGCTCTTCCTGTGGAGCTTCAACGACTTCAACACGCCGTATGTGCTGTTCGGCAAGGCCGCCCCGGAGGCCGCTGACCTGCTCTCCATCCACATCTACCAGTCCTCCTTCGTCACCTGGAACTTCGGTACCGGCTCGGCCATGTCCGTGCTCCTGCTGCTCTTCCTGCTGGTGGTGACGGCCGGCTACCTCCTTGCCACCTCGCGCGGAAGGAAGTCCGCCGATGTCTAG
- a CDS encoding ABC transporter substrate-binding protein encodes MRILRAATVTATVTALAAVAAGCGGGSGFGGGGSDDSPTSLTYWASNQGPNVEADKKILGPELKKFEQRTGIKVELEVIPWPELLNRILAATTSGQGPDVLNIGNTWSASLQATGALLSWDRKNFAAIGGRDRFLAPALEATGAAGKDPAAVPLYSLAYALYYNKRMFQEAGISKPPATWDELVADGKRISRDGKWGLGAEGGQLTNNIHQAFALGKQHGADFFDSAGRPTFTSDGAVAAVKQYIDFMAKDKIIAPGNAEYGQNQSLRDFATGRTAMVLWQAAATTFSADGMQPGDWGVAPVPVPSGTPGTGRQINSMLAGINIAVFKNTRNLRGAQKFVRFMTSDTEQRLLNKAYGSIPPVKAAQRDPAFSRKDTKVLRETLTRSAAPLPQIAGESQFETSVGTAIKDLFADAAAGHPVTTASVKARLAKAQQQMAQ; translated from the coding sequence ATGCGCATACTCCGAGCCGCGACCGTCACCGCCACCGTTACCGCACTCGCCGCCGTGGCGGCCGGCTGCGGCGGCGGGTCGGGCTTCGGCGGTGGTGGCAGTGACGACTCCCCCACGTCGCTGACGTATTGGGCGTCCAATCAGGGGCCGAACGTCGAGGCGGACAAGAAGATCCTCGGACCCGAGCTGAAGAAGTTCGAGCAGCGGACCGGGATCAAGGTCGAGCTGGAGGTCATCCCCTGGCCCGAGCTGCTCAACCGGATCCTGGCCGCCACCACGTCCGGCCAGGGCCCCGATGTGCTCAACATCGGCAACACCTGGTCCGCTTCACTCCAGGCCACCGGTGCGCTGCTCTCCTGGGACCGGAAGAACTTCGCGGCGATCGGCGGACGCGACCGGTTCCTGGCGCCGGCCCTGGAGGCGACGGGCGCGGCGGGCAAGGACCCGGCCGCGGTGCCGCTGTACTCGCTGGCCTACGCGCTCTACTACAACAAGCGGATGTTCCAGGAGGCGGGGATCAGCAAACCCCCGGCCACCTGGGACGAGTTGGTCGCGGACGGCAAGCGGATCTCCAGGGACGGCAAGTGGGGCCTGGGTGCCGAGGGCGGTCAGCTGACCAACAACATCCACCAGGCCTTCGCCCTCGGCAAGCAGCACGGCGCGGACTTCTTCGACTCCGCCGGGCGACCCACCTTCACCTCGGACGGCGCGGTCGCGGCGGTCAAGCAGTACATCGACTTCATGGCCAAGGACAAGATCATCGCCCCGGGCAACGCGGAGTACGGGCAGAACCAGTCGCTCAGGGACTTCGCCACCGGCCGGACCGCGATGGTGCTGTGGCAGGCCGCGGCCACCACCTTCAGCGCCGACGGAATGCAGCCCGGCGACTGGGGCGTCGCGCCGGTCCCCGTCCCGTCCGGCACACCCGGCACCGGCCGGCAGATCAACTCCATGCTCGCGGGCATCAATATCGCCGTCTTCAAGAACACCCGCAATCTCCGGGGCGCGCAGAAGTTCGTGCGGTTCATGACGAGCGACACCGAACAGCGGCTGCTCAACAAGGCCTACGGCTCCATCCCGCCCGTCAAGGCCGCCCAGCGGGACCCGGCCTTCAGCCGCAAGGACACCAAGGTGCTGCGCGAAACGCTCACCAGGAGCGCCGCGCCGCTGCCCCAGATCGCCGGGGAGTCCCAGTTCGAGACGTCCGTCGGCACCGCCATCAAGGACCTGTTCGCCGACGCGGCCGCCGGCCACCCGGTGACCACCGCCTCGGTCAAGGCGCGGCTGGCCAAGGCCCAGCAGCAGATGGCGCAATGA
- a CDS encoding ROK family transcriptional regulator: MAERTQRTVRDLRRANRTAVLQRLYADGPMSRQELGPATGLSSGSVSNVVAELTEDGLLEEAGVVGSDGGRPRTLLRVAPGSGCLIGVDVGETRVRVELFDLAMGELARAELPLRHHGYDVDLVVRHVADGIASVLRESGASPARLLGVGVGVPGILDRSRSGGAVVHGQTIGWDAVPLEELLHRSVELPPGVGFFLSNGAKALGQAEMWFGGGRGARNAAIVLFGSGVGACLVTDGVIDGGARDSAGEWGHLTVSVRGRRCRCGARGCLEAYTGSEALLERWQEAGGQPPADADEETALAALVAAAHPPEGGPAADPVARAVLDETAEYLGAGISDLINLFSPERVLIGGWAGLQLGPHLLPAVRAHATAYALAHPAGRVTIGLGTLGPDAVTVGAATLPLADFFANGGRRRAAPSAEPGERVTVPGWRTALEARARAGRG, from the coding sequence ATGGCCGAACGCACCCAACGCACCGTGCGTGACCTGCGCAGGGCCAATCGCACCGCGGTGCTGCAACGGCTGTATGCCGACGGTCCGATGAGCCGGCAGGAACTCGGACCCGCAACGGGCCTCAGTTCAGGCTCCGTCAGCAATGTGGTCGCCGAACTCACCGAGGACGGACTGCTGGAGGAGGCCGGTGTGGTCGGGTCCGACGGCGGGCGGCCCCGCACCCTGCTACGGGTCGCCCCGGGGAGCGGCTGTCTGATCGGGGTGGACGTGGGCGAGACCCGGGTCAGGGTCGAGCTCTTCGATCTCGCGATGGGCGAACTGGCCCGCGCGGAGCTCCCGTTGCGGCATCACGGCTACGACGTGGACCTGGTCGTCCGCCATGTCGCCGACGGCATCGCGAGCGTGCTGCGGGAGAGCGGGGCGTCGCCCGCCCGGCTGCTCGGTGTCGGCGTCGGCGTCCCCGGCATCCTCGACCGGAGCCGGTCCGGCGGCGCGGTCGTGCACGGTCAGACCATCGGCTGGGACGCCGTCCCGCTGGAGGAGCTGCTGCACCGCAGCGTCGAACTCCCGCCCGGTGTGGGCTTCTTCCTCAGCAACGGCGCCAAGGCCCTCGGGCAGGCCGAGATGTGGTTCGGCGGCGGCCGCGGCGCCCGGAACGCGGCCATCGTGCTCTTCGGCTCCGGCGTCGGCGCCTGTCTCGTCACCGACGGCGTCATCGACGGCGGAGCACGCGACAGCGCCGGGGAATGGGGTCATCTGACGGTCAGCGTCCGCGGCCGGCGGTGCCGCTGCGGCGCCCGCGGCTGTCTGGAGGCGTACACCGGATCCGAGGCGCTACTGGAGCGCTGGCAGGAAGCGGGCGGCCAACCGCCCGCGGACGCCGACGAGGAGACGGCGCTCGCGGCCCTGGTCGCCGCCGCCCACCCACCGGAGGGCGGTCCGGCCGCCGACCCGGTCGCGCGCGCCGTCCTGGACGAGACCGCGGAGTACCTCGGCGCGGGCATCTCCGACCTGATCAACCTCTTCAGCCCCGAACGGGTCCTCATCGGCGGCTGGGCCGGCCTCCAGCTCGGCCCGCACCTCCTCCCGGCCGTCCGCGCCCATGCCACCGCCTACGCGCTGGCGCACCCCGCCGGCCGGGTCACCATCGGCCTCGGCACCCTCGGCCCCGACGCCGTCACGGTCGGCGCGGCGACCCTGCCGCTGGCGGACTTCTTCGCCAACGGGGGCCGGCGACGCGCCGCCCCGTCCGCCGAACCGGGGGAGCGGGTGACGGTTCCGGGGTGGCGGACGGCACTGGAGGCACGGGCACGGGCGGGGCGTGGCTGA